In the genome of Juglans microcarpa x Juglans regia isolate MS1-56 chromosome 6S, Jm3101_v1.0, whole genome shotgun sequence, the window TTCCCCAATTTTATATCATGTATTGATTCATTATGTTGAGTTGActaccagaaaaagaaaagcaaagaaatgaGATGCTAGTAATTTCTGCCTCATCAATACACCTTTTACATTGCACACGTTATCTTTAACAAAAGTTTTGACCCCTAtatgtattataattttatatttcctATTTCTTTTTGCCAATCAATGTATCAATCATGCttaggcgttgctcttgtatatgcccagtgtacttgggctatgcctactatcatcaataaaattattatttactgaaTAAAAAAATCGATGTATCAAATATCAAGTTCAATCACAGTAGAAGCATCAAATTATCAACTTTGTTGAAGCAAGGGCAAGAAATCTTATTTACGAGCAGCATTTTGCTCATAAAATTTCGATAAGAAATTGGCAGCTGGGTGAAAACACACAGAAAATAAACTActtcgattaaaaaaaaacaagcggaatagaagaaaagagaatCAGAAATAAATAAAGCCCGTTTGAGTGTTCAGTTGGATGGTACCTAGAAGCAggacaataaaacaaaaaggaacAGAGTTTTTTAGGTCCATTCCAACGGATAAATGAAATTATGTGTTGCAGTTGTCATATTCAAAACTCAGAATACAGATCACGGAGGACACGCATAATGCAATGTAAAGGTGACAGCCATTACGTAACAGCCTTGAAGAAATTATCATTAAAAAGGGGGTGACAGCCTTGAATAACTGATAAGTACAAAAACTAGGGCGGTGTGAAATCATTGGGCTAATTATCAAACAGATGGTGAGCAAGATTTGATTCATCCTCCCAATCTTTCCACAGACAAATCGTCAAACAGATCCACAACGCAAACTAAAAAGAATATGAGAACAGCTAATACATGtatcagaaaacaaaaatccatGCGTCAACCAACCAAACCCCACAATACTCCTGTAATATATGAAAAACTAGAACAAAAGCACAAGCATTGACATCGTTTCATAACTTTTTGtttataaacattaatatataaatatcgaTTCATATATATTGGAAAAGGAAGCAAAGGAGGGAGAGGAAAGCTGACCTCTGGAAGGGAGAAGAAAACGCAGGAATTATTCGTTGGCGCTGTTGAGTGTTGGGGCTTAAGCGAGGAAGAAGAGCTGCAGCATCGTGcagggttttacttgtctttaTACTTTATGTTGAAAATTTGATGGGCCGGTGAGGAGCTGATTTCAAGGTTGGGTCAATATTCTCTGCCCTATTTCGTTACAGATATAATATTTCCCCCAAGCATTcgttaaaacatttatttattttaagattaatgcTAGTTATAATCTTCGAAAATATaagtcttatttatttattttaaataaaaataagctcCACcgttaagaaataaattttcacattttaagATAGTATTTGTACCaatcatttatcttatttcaaatagataaatgatatttgcaatcctAATATATGCAAATCTcgcacactcattttgaaaaatatggataaatttaagatccacatcaaaaaaatatttttctaatgataaactccattttttttcaaatataatgtGTAAAGTTTGTACATCCTaagactatatctaacattaatcTTTCAATCACCatcttttcataattaattaaaaacaattttttttttctttttatgtgacGAGTAtggaaagttatgattttaatttcaagtttaaaactttttttatgaCTAATTATTGTTATTCGCATCAATGATTTTACTCTTATTGGGGATAGCAATCCTCTAGGTAATTGAAGCACGATAACGCAGGGAAGCCATCGTATTGACCGATTAATACGGGCATTATGTCCGAGTTTTCAACTCAGAGCATTTACAAAGCTGCAATCACTAGGATTAAGGATTCTTCTGTACCTTTAACATGCATTGGTGCAGAGCAGAACAAGGCCAAGTGTCAGTTTACCAATCCAATACTGGCAATAATGGCTACAACATATGCCAGTTAGAGCCATTTGGGCGCAAATCAGTGTCCCTGAAAAAATTTCCCTGGCATTCTGAAGTGCAAAGGCGCAGGCTTTGTCCCATCAAGATTCAAGATAAAATATTCCAGTTTTACTATCCAACAGGTTTATGTAATTTGTTGAACATTATTAACAGAGAATGTGATTTAGAACAAACTATAATCGTGGATCAAAATTAGAACGATTCCCATGTCTGATGTCAAGTTCCTTTCCAACTGGTCCAGCGCAAGCTTTAAGGCAATGAGAAGTTGCTGATCTGCTTTTAAAAATTTGTCATTTGGGTATGAAAAGAACATTTCGTCTCAAGGAAAAagtgtgaataataatgatgtTTAATGCCCCAGAAGCAGTGAATTTTAAGAAAGTGAAAGTAGTACTGGAATTAAGCATTTCTAATTCTTCTGCATATCATGATTCATGGCATATATGTGGAGAATTTTACAAGGATCTTCAATCCAGGAAGCCAACAGGGGTACAGATACACGAGCAAAGCAAAAACAGAAGGGAAAGCATTTGTAAGATCGTCAAAGAAACTTAAGCAAACATACAAGCCCCAGATCCCATTCACTTCCTTAGAATTTAACAGGTTTGAAGGGAACATATTACCGGAATGCAATCTGTGCTCAGTTTCCAATATGCTCATACTCCAACGTAGCCCCTGCAACTTCAGAGCACTGAAAACCAATAAAACCTCATTCAAATATGTCCCTTAATGCAGAAAGAATCAAGCAGCAGAGGAAGCAACAAGCAAGTCACAGCTCCATTCAACAAGGTAATTGAAACTCGACAGAGTTTTTGCAAAACTAATCATACTTCTCTCTCCATGAGTACATGAGAAAAAACACCCAAGAAAGCGCCAGTGCAATATCCCCAACAACCTGCCTAGGCCAATCACGAGCAAGATCCTCGAGCTTCCTCTCAAAGTACACTCTCCAAACGGCCATGGAAATGTGAAGAAGCACACACCCCTTAGCAAAGAAGCTCTGGAATTCCCTGTCCTTAACAAAAGACACCATGAACAGAAGCAACCCAATGGTAAATAAAAGCAAACCCGAGAAGGAATCTGAGGTCCGAATCAATAACTGATCCCGGGGCGTGGATCCTTGAAGCTTACGTGCAATCTCAGAGCCATGGCCAAACACAGAGACCTCATTGGAGTAAAACATCATTAAAGCTCCGCAAGTCAGAGCTATCAAAGAATGGGGaatacaaataagaaaaaacccAGATGATCCCATGATTCTATTgaattttcttctcctccaatAAGTTCAACTCTACTATAAATTCAAAAATGGTTCAACAGCAACAGCACAATCTTTTcgttttcttctcctccaatAAGTTAAACTCtattataacttaaaaaatgGTTCAACAGCAACAGCACAATCTTTTCGAACCACTTTCAATGAACAAGCCGCACTCTTTACTGGgatgtatatagatatataaagatGCGATCGTTCATCAAGATCAATCCTTCCCCCAAAAGTCTCGTTGGAAATTTCTGGGAGATCAGGGTGAGCTATTTGATTAGAACCCAATGTTAGGTTTCACTGTACAGCTCTAAAAACCCAGATGAACCCACGGAACGAAACCATATATGGAGTTTCAGATCAATTTGATAGAGCTGAACCAAGAACCATGACTGAAACAAGAAAGTATACACAAACCCTAACCATGATATTCAGTGCTtaacacaaacaaacaaaacggCCCAGCGATATAAACTATACAGAAGAGAGAGACAAAAGAAAACCTTGGATCCAAAATTCTAACCCTGAACCAAAAGGCTGAGGCATTGAAGGGGGATGAAACTGAAAAGGGTTTTTATAAGTAGGGAGAAGGAGGGGAATGAGCAGATACTGCGGTTGGAATAGGTAAGTGACCTGTTATGTCAGCAACAGCAATTAAGTTAAAAGTTTGGAGATTTCACTTTGCCTAATTTtagttctctatttttttattttagacttagAAGATATATGGTCTAGATAATGCCAcattatatgtataaaatagttACTCCTAACAGtgatttatatctatatttattctttatttataggTGGTGTTTAAGATATGGCTATTGGAGATAGATGGCAGATGCCTTTGAATGGCATGGAGATAACTTCCTTCACCGGACACCCCAATCCATGCAGAAAATGCCATGCTTTTCTGGTCAATCCCTTCCTTCTTCTGCAAAGCAATTGAACATTGTGGGTCACAGACTTATTACTTTGGTTTTTGGATTCATGGTTGGCCATTTGTTAACAGCTGATGAGGAAGGTCATATCTTTTTGGTGACTACACGTCAAGTTCTCAAATCTGTCAATTCCCAATTTAACTACTGCTTTTTTAGCAATTTACACATTTGACCGTTAAGATTCATGAGAATATATGATACAAACTACGATCGTAACTATCGTATCATAATTAAAGATGTAAATCGtcataaaaatgataatttgaagtataaattgggaaaaaaaatgacaatttgagagtgcaaaatttatttttcgtTATGAACTCATTCATTATATTTCATGTCTTAAATGGAGGGCAAAGGGTTTTGATTCTTGCTTTTGCTGCCTGACTGACTCAAAGGTCATTAATTTTGCAGCTTGACCATATGGGAGAGCTGATTTCAGATCTACATCTCACTTCATTCATTGCAAGAGATCATTTTTAGTGTCTTGACATGGAATTGCAAATCGGACAGTCAGACGAACAAAATCTGCAGAGAGAGAGTCGCTTTTGGTCATGAATTCTATCTATTATGCTCCCCATGTTAAACTTATGTGCACATTGGAAGGCATCAAAGAAAGCGGAAGAAGCAATGCGATCGTGTCTTGAAGTCAGTCCTTTTAACTTTGATCTGTAATTGGGAGACGCAAAACAATAATGGGATATTTAAAATCTTACAAACTAGCTGTATTGTTTTGTACTGTACACCAAACCAATGACAGCTCTCTTATTATATATCCTACAAGTTGAGATCTCTAAAGAGGGGACCGGCCATCATTGCAGACTCTCCGGTACAGCTGTTAGGGATGGACTATGGAGGGTTCTTCTGAGAACATAAATTAACTTTTATGCACTGAGCTACCCTCAGTCGTGTGCATGTAAGAAATGGAAGTGGCAAACGTGGGCACCATAAGGTTGCATTTAGTTTGAAATAGTATTAAAATGTGCAAGAAGAATGTTATCTTTCATTCAGCTGATATGACACATTTTAAGCGTCTTAATTGAGAAGTCCctaaatatatcacattaacaAGTATATCTGGAGACGGTAAAATTCAATAtgacaacatttttcaaaataaatcctTCTTAGAAAAGTGCTATTCACTTGTCGAGAAGGGTCTCCTCATTTCTAAGCCATTCTGCAGGCGCTTGCCATTTTGATGTTAAGAGTAtggtttttctcataaaattttCAACCACAATAGTTTTCAGAAGGCCTTTAGCTCCACTATctgattttagaatttaaaatcgAGGTCTTAGACTATAAAACAGTAACCACTGTATGTTTGCAACCACGACCTTCCCCAACTTCATTTATATTGCATGCATCCAGCAAGTATGTTTCTGGATCCTAAACAAAGTCAGGGTTAGAAAATAATCAGGTGTTCGGCAAGTTTACAGTACCCTGAACATGCTAGAACCATCCTCTCTTTACCCCACTTATAAAAGCCCTGAACATAGAAACTACTTGTGGTATAGATAACTGAAATCTCCAAGTTCAAGGAGACATGGGACTAAAAGCATCCGTATTcagaaagaaaatgaacactAATTAGTAAGGgagtggaatttttttttttttttaaaaaaaaaaaaaatctggccTTTTCCATCTAGCATGGCAGCAAAGCACAACTAGTAAATGAAAACGAAACCTCCAAAAACTATGATATAAACATGTAACTTAACAACATAGGGAAAACTTGGTAGTGTAGAAGGTATGAAAATGACAGCAGCATCAACGGAACTTATTTGGAGTGAAGgtatttacaacaaaaatcgATGGTTAACCTTTTTACTTACCAAAAATAGCATTTTCTGAAACAAAAATTAGAGCAATGTTTGTCCTTGTGGCCATCCTGCTTGAATCTAGCCACATCCTTGCAACCCGTGCCGTATAATttgaacaaagaaagaaaaaattctttACTTCCCACCTCCCttccaagaaaatgaaaacctaGAATGGATTGTTGTCTCTATGACCAGCAACAACTTTACGATGACGCTTTTGACCAGATTTCCTATCTCCTCTTCGCCTAATAATCTTCTTCATAGGAGGCCTTACCATTGGATTATAGACAGGCAAAGTGGGTGGAGAATGGATTATCCGACCAACTGGAGGAGGCATGTGCTCCAATAAATCTCTGTGGTATGCctgtatattaaaatttttgcaCTCAGAATATAATCTTAGTGTTTTTTTCATATGATCCTCTGAAGTACCTTTTtgctttttgctttttcttttttccattcctAAAACAATATGAAGACACTAACCTGTATCACAAAGTTACGCCTTTCACAATCCATAAACATATTGATGCCCCAACTCACTGTTGACATCATTTTGTCTCTCACCGTGGAAAAGCTTAACTGATCCCTGGGAGTAAAACGATCAACTTCATTGAACCATAGACAGGTAAATAGATTTGTGATGGGAATGTGCTCCTTTATGATGACACAACCTTCAGGAACATCTGCAGAAACTCattcataaaacaaaatatttgacAGGGAAAACACAACAGACCAGCGTCTGCAAACAAATATGTAAAATACCTACATTTATAAACATCTATAAAGTTATTAATGAAAACATGAATGCAAAAATCATGCACCTACCACTTGTTATTGGAAGCTTAGCCAGAGAATATGGTGTTAAGCCCTCCCTTCTATAAAACTCAATCTGGTAGTCAATAGAGGCATTGTCGTATTTCCCAGCAGCTTTATTAGCTTCGGCCTCTTCAAAAA includes:
- the LOC121237387 gene encoding uncharacterized protein LOC121237387, yielding MGSSGFFLICIPHSLIALTCGALMMFYSNEVSVFGHGSEIARKLQGSTPRDQLLIRTSDSFSGLLLFTIGLLLFMVSFVKDREFQSFFAKGCVLLHISMAVWRVYFERKLEDLARDWPRQVVGDIALALSWVFFLMYSWREKYD